The following coding sequences are from one Musa acuminata AAA Group cultivar baxijiao chromosome BXJ2-4, Cavendish_Baxijiao_AAA, whole genome shotgun sequence window:
- the LOC135608847 gene encoding putative CCR4-associated factor 1 homolog 8 produces MAVTVVTENIASQLDLLVDLRRSFRYAAIDTEFPGFIRPTPPYASEEDRYADVKYNVDNMKLIQLGITLFDENGSTPWQGCCWQFNFSDFDPSVHPSSPKSLELLRRSGHDLEGNRRNGINGDKWSNVLRNKLFDRRYGSVYVTFHGLYDVAYVIKLITGGAPLPPTLREFITAARRVFGALYDIKYIAKYCDGLSGREFGLTRLAQELVVEQDGNPHQAAYDSLSISRVFNEMNRRYNIGGNERFVSVLYGLENSCTESKKRYQRGTMVYHPDYVGQYGFQAHSGIPPLPPTPMFVFLPQVGQPLHQAHGVPSSPESQQQQNTLSCHGYVSGMGNVKVRR; encoded by the coding sequence ATGGCAGTGACGGTCGTCACCGAAAACATCGCCTCCCAGCTCGATCTTCTGGTCGATCTCCGTCGATCTTTTCGTTATGCTGCCATAGATACAGAATTCCCTGGATTCATCCGGCCGACGCCTCCCTATGCTTCCGAGGAAGATCGGTATGCCGACGTCAAATACAACGTCGACAACATGAAGCTGATACAGCTCGGAATCACGTTATTCGATGAGAACGGCAGCACTCCATGGCAGGGCTGCTGCTGGCAGTTCAACTTCTCTGATTTCGATCCCTCGGTGCATCCTTCGTCGCCTAAGTCGCTCGAGCTGTTGCGCCGGAGCGGCCACGACCTCGAGGGAAACCGGCGAAACGGGATCAATGGCGACAAGTGGAGCAATGTTTTGCGCAACAAGCTCTTTGATAGACGCTACGGCTCCGTTTATGTCACCTTCCATGGCCTCTACGATGTGGCCTACGTGATCAAGCTGATCACCGGAGGAGCGCCGCTGCCTCCTACGTTGAGGGAGTTTATAACTGCAGCGAGGCGAGTTTTCGGTGCATTATACGACATCAAGTATATAGCAAAGTATTGCGATGGATTAAGCGGAAGAGAATTTGGCCTGACGAGGCTTGCACAAGAACTGGTAGTGGAACAAGATGGGAACCCTCATCAAGCGGCATACGACAGTCTATCAATTAGCAGAGTGTTCAACGAGATGAATCGGAGGTATAACATCGGAGGGAACGAGAGGTTCGTCTCTGTTCTTTATGGCTTAGAGAACAGTTGCACGGAGAGCAAGAAGAGGTATCAAAGAGGTACCATGGTCTATCATCCAGACTACGTTGGGCAGTACGGGTTCCAAGCTCACAGTGGAATCCCTCCCCTCCCCCCCACCCCGATGTTTGTGTTCCTACCTCAAGTCGGCCAGCCGTTGCATCAAGCTCATGGGGTTCCGAGTTCACCGGAGTCCCAACAACAGCAAAACACCCTTTCATGCCACGGCTACGTTTCCGGGATGGGGAACGTGAAAGTTAGGCGTTAA